GCACCCCCACCTGCTGGTTCACCTCATTACTCCCTCCATCCCAACCTGGAATGATATAAGACCATAATGTATAGGAGTAGAAGCAAGCCATTAGGCCCATTTAtcccactccaccattccatcttgagctgatccattctcccactcagccgcaCTCCCCtacattcttcccataacctttgcagCTCTGACTGTTCAGATACCCATGaatgtctgccttaaatacacccaatgtcttggcctccacagctgtccgtGGTAGCAAGTTCAAGAAGTTCCCACTCTctttgctgaagaaattcctccacatccctgttttaaatggatgcccttcaatcctgaagttgagcaTCCTAGagtcctctaccatgggaaacaactttgtcacagctactctgcccaggcctttcaacattccaaatgcttttATGTCATCATATGTTCCTTGTATGCTCATGCCTTCACCAGTCCTTCATTAGTGCTGGGTCCAAGTCGTTACCCGACATCACATCTTCAGGGGGCAGCTGACCACCTCCATCTCAAGGGGAATTAGGGAAGGACTTGAAGGCTGGGCTTGCCAGTAATGTCCAgatcaagaaaaaaaagttctAGGACATCTCTCCCCCTTAATATCTTTGAGTGGGATTCTCACATTTCTCCACTCATGTCTACTCAGTAATTCATTAACATTTTGCCAAAATTATAGTTAGTGTACAGCACTGTTActgcgccagcaacccaggtttgaatcgcgccctgtctataaggagtttgttcattctccctgcgtctgtgtgggttttccccaggggctcctgtttcctcccaccattcgaaatgttgtaggctaattgggcagCACACCAGGCtgatgggccaaaaaggcctgtttctgcactatatttctaaatttaaatccttgccTGTTGTTCATGTGCAAAGGTACATTTTGGTTTTCTACTACAATTTTTATGTTTGCATTTTGAAAGAAATACTTCAAATCTTCCAAAAGTAACCTGACCAGTCTGGCAGGCCCCCACTTGTTTACTttcttatgtctaaatttaaatttaaaatggccaaacCATTTAACTCATTAACAGCAAATAAGGTCTCCCTCGGATTTCAATATTGGCTTCCTCTGATCAATTCCAGTGGTTTTGGGGCAACATCTCTGCGGCTGACGATGTGGAGAAACTTACTGCACTGAAGTTTCGAGGGGACCTAGCATTTAAGCGACAGGATTATCAGGTAACTTAGACTTTAGGCCACCTCCAATCTATAAATGTTCTTCCATTTTCTGAAGAACCTCAGCATTTCCTTCGTCCATTCGGTTATGTGGACAGGAAGGAGCCCACGTGGTTATCGCCTAAACCAGAGCTGTGTGGATGTAAGGTTTGAAATTCCAAGTAAAACCAGGTCTCGTTTTGTTTTATTATGTTTTCATAAATAATGTACAGTaaaaaactcctggtatctggcacctatggggattggtagatgccagtaaGTGAATGTTCCAGTTGCATGAGATTGTGTGatgcatgattggcgaactaaaggcgaggtgcgccaattttaaaccttgtgcattttttttttgtcggtTGGTGAATTCCGGATCATGGGTTTTATTGTGTAATGCAAGTTAATTTGAGTCCAGTAGACAGAATCATGATACTTGCACAATAcctttttgtctcctttcacagacggCATTGTGCGAGTACACTTGTAGCCTGGCTCTTGTTCCAGACACAAACATAACTCTCAGGAGAGATCTACAGGAGGCTCGAGCTCGATGTCTGAGCTGCCTTGGCAGAGAAGAAGATGCTTTGGAGATAGCACAAAAATTGGTTAGTCACAGCTAAATTACATTGCACTGTAGCACCAGAGAATGATGCAGTCATATATTATTCAGAGTGACCCAGGGTAGCACTGTCACATCTTAGTTGGAAGGTCATGGGCTCAAATGCTGGACTTGATTGTTGAAGTCCAATCCTTCATTCCCCATGCAAAACTGAAGGTGAAGCAATTCCCATGAGCaactggggcagcacggttggcgcagCGGCcaacgcaatgctattacagcgccagcgatcgggaccggggttcaaatctcacactatctgtaaagagtttgtacattctccacatgtctgcatgcATTTTCCTCGGGTTCCCTTCCACCCtacaaaacgtaccgggggtgaaGGATAATTGGGTGGCAAAGGGTCGTGGACCAAAAGGACCTGTAAGAGGGTGGAAACTCCCATAGCACTATCTCAAAGGGAGGTTCTGAACTGAGCAGCATTCCTCCTCTCAGCCGATGAGCCGGTTGTGTCATGGGAGTTTGCTGCCTGCATGTTAGTTTTTGTTTTCTCCATTACAATAGTGATTGGCTGTTTAAATGAGCATGTAATGCAAATCTTTCTATTTTAACTGAAGGAATTGAACAGCAATGGAACTTAGAAAATGTTATATTGATAACATATTATACATTATATTATACATATGTTATATGTATAATCAGGAATATGCAACACATATTGATTGGATTGGAGAACacatcttatgaagcaaggttgaacaagctagggcttttctctgtggagcaacaaaggatgagaggtgacttaatagaggtgtgcaAGATCatgaaggtggacagccagcagcttTCTCCTGGGGCGATAATATCACAATACCAAAGATATTTAAggggagtggagggaagtttaggggagatgccagaggtatgctttttcactcagagagcggtggcagAGGCTGGTTcagtagggacatttaaaagaattagacaggtacatggatgtatgaaaaatggaggattgtggatgtgaggtaggaaaggattGGATTGTTGTGGACTAAGTTtatgtgggtcagcacaacattgtgtgcTGTGTTGTGATGTCCTATAATTTTGTGTGCATTGTAGACCATAGAGAGGGCCTTGTGAAATACACATGAATGAAGTTTCTGTGGCGATGAGAGAGATTTGCATTGCTGCAGTTTGATGCACATTTGCTACCCTCTGCAGTGATTTCATTAATCCTGTATGCACCCAGTTTCAGCTCTAGCCGAGACTACTGGACAGAGACCACAGGTTAGAGGGATAACCACTGCAGATTTATCAAGCCATGTTGAAAGAGGTGTGTGGAAATCCCAagaaaaatctacagatgctggaaatttaaaacaaaatcagaaaatgcaatTGGCTAGTGGTCTTTCATTGTTTCATTCTGGGTTTTGTGTTCCAGATCTAATAATGCTAATTGCATTGCATAGTTAGGTATTTATCATCTCTGGCTTGCTGTATGTACTTTAAATGCTTAGACCTCTCTGATGGTGTTCAATGTGTTTTTCCCCAAGAGATCTGAGGTAACAAACACAGACCACCTCACTGCGGTTCTCAACCTGCACATTCAGATTTATGAGAAGGCTGGAAGTCTGACCCAGGAGCTGTGCTGCTTACAGCAGTTAATTTCCCTGCACCCTCTCAACCTGTGGTACTGGAAGAAACTAGCAGAAACCTACCTAGCTCTCGCTCGAGCCTTGCCATCTCTGTCGGCCCCCCATGATCCAGCCTGCAAGGACAGGAGCTGCCCCGGAGCATCACAGCAGCTTGCTGGAGAGTCAGCATCACTGAAAGCGCCATCCGACGGCGCGAGCGAAAGATCGCCCAGGTCTGTGGGTGGTGTCAAGCAGCCAGTGGGTGTGTCCGCAGAGCAACTCGTGGAGGTGGAGAATGTTCCTTCTTCCGGCTCAACCATTGCCAGTAACGCAGAACTCGAGTCTAGAATGGGAGGAGACCTGAGGCATCTGTGGTTGTTTGCATGTTCCTCCTTTGTGAGAGCAAGGTacgttttaaatttagaaatatagcacGGTAAATGTacactaacaggccatttcctttccttcaaaaatattttattgatatttatacaatagaaaaaaaatgaacaatacaattacGACATGTGTAACAGAACTAGTAAAAAATGTTACAATACTGATCATATGTAGAAATTCAGAATTACATGTATTGAGAATATTCACCTTGAGAATTTCAAGAAAATTAGGAATATGggattgaacaaaatgcctaatttgtaaatatctacaaAAATgaactttatataaattaaattttacgaTCAATtgttcttcttttttcttctttggcttggcttcgcggacgaagatttatggaggggtaatgtccatgtcagctgcaggcttgtttgtggctgacaagtccgatgcgggacaggcagacacggttgcagcggttgcaagggaaaattgttcAAAGGATGCAAAATTGTTGCAATAAGAAGGTCTTTAAAACActtaatacccaatctgtgccacTGATTAAAAGCTGtgtcttgcaaagaaggttggaAAATATGATTGGATATATTGGACAAATAAGAGAAAAATTCAAATCCAAAAataccttctaaattgtgcccatattctcaaacagGTTGTCAGTTATGGCCCAAGAATTGCCAACAAGGAAATATCCTGAGTAAAATTTAGTTCTATTTCTACCTATGTGGGGCGGGTCAACTCTATTATTAAATTGCAGCAAAAGAGACAAGTTAAGTGTATTGCCTGCCCAGTAATAAAACCAAAAATTAGGACGCACCAAACCACCATTcctttttgatttttaatttaaaggttttaaaaaaatttagacatacagcatggttacaggccatttctgcccacaagcctgtgccacccaatggtACGTTTTGAAATGTGGCAGGAAATCAGGGCCTccagggaaatcccatgcagattatgaggagaacatacaaaccccttacagacagcgcaggattcgaaccctggtcccaattgctggcgctgttacagtgttgcgctaactgctatgataACTATGCCACCCTTTAGCATACAAACTACTAGTCATTTATCGGAAATAATAGAACATTCTAGCAATTCTAAGGGATCAGCACAGAGGAAGAATTGATGAAATTGCTATCAGTCTTGAAATTGTATTGGGTTAATTGAAAGTGTTGAAAATCGATTAATCCTCAGTGCCAATAGTCTGCAGCCCAGAGTACTTGAGGAGGTGGCCCTAGAAATAGTGAAcagagaacattagagcacagtacagacccttcagtccacagtgttgtgctgatctCTGTAAACCTACGCCATAACAATCTCAGGGTTCCCAATCTcacatcctctatttttcttgcattcctaATCTGGAAATAGCCAGAAGATCGGCTTGAGAGAGGAGCACCAGTCCCATTTCagtttgcttttctctctctatctattgatggcagtgggttgatgatactgtgcgctggatggaaagggtcctcaataattccttGAGCCTTATTTTGACAGCACTCCCTGTAAATgtcgtctgtacaaagtgaagggaggaaagtttcggAGAGACATCAGCTGTGAGTTATGGTGGCAATTCTGGAAGGCAGTTGAGGGACAAGCATGTTAATATCTTTCCTTAAAAGATATTAGTGAACCAAATGGGTTTTTAACCTCAGTacagatgttatggtaaagttctataagacattggtgaggccaaatttggagtattgtgtgcagttttgacattgaaagagtgcagagaagatttaccaggatgttgccaggacttgaggaactgagttacagggaaaggttgaacaggttagaaCTTGAATCTGAtgcatttgatagaggtatttaaaattatgaagggttaaAACCAGtggtttaaaaactttttttttccacacacaacCACCTTAATCCccatgccttaggtgctctgtgattagtaagggaatacttaaggtggaatgtgagtgggggagaaaaagtttgaaaaccactggtttagaccgAGTAAAtgaaagtaggctttttccactgagggtaggtgagatacaaactagagaacatgggttaaggttgaaaggggaaagtttaagggggggggacttcttcacacagagagtggtgggagtgtggaacaatctgccagctgaagtggtgaatccaggctcaatttaagaagaatttggacaggtacatggatgggaaggttatggactgggtgtaggtcaatgggaccacacaaaataatagtttagcacagactagaagggctgagggaCCTGTTtttggtgctgtaatgttccatggttctgtaGTAGTTCCATGGTCACTGTTGATGATGCCGGCCTTTCACTCCTGATCTCGGTTGCACTGGTGGGATATGAACTCACAAAAAGCTGCTCAGACCGGGTTTGGTCCCTTGACCTCTGCGTTATGTACCAATCCGGTCTCTGATTTAAACTTATTAGCTGCTTGGTACTTCTGTACCCCGTTAAAACACTGCTGGAAATATTACACGCTTCTCTTGGTTACTTCCTCCTTGCAATCTTATTATTCTCTTGAATTTAGTTTTCAAAATATTCCAATATAGGTGGAAATATTCCGTTATTGATACCCATCTGCCTTTCCtgtttgtctcctttcct
Above is a genomic segment from Narcine bancroftii isolate sNarBan1 chromosome 2, sNarBan1.hap1, whole genome shotgun sequence containing:
- the c2h8orf76 gene encoding uncharacterized protein C8orf76 homolog isoform X4; amino-acid sequence: MVDVGSQFDDSFFDEFRQRKTALCEYTCSLALVPDTNITLRRDLQEARARCLSCLGREEDALEIAQKLRSEVTNTDHLTAVLNLHIQIYEKAGSLTQELCCLQQLISLHPLNLWYWKKLAETYLALARALPSLSAPHDPACKDRSCPGASQQLAGESASLKAPSDGASERSPRSVGGVKQPVGVSAEQLVEVENVPSSGSTIASNAELESRMGGDLRHLWLFACSSFVRARLLLHLTKPQQQSFILERSLAVQEEISQQLSSLRLSEELLDVLNKAMGKDLLSERIRNGAETEQCAANPSALAITGIESSLDFEEKWFMKPIPQAHITTPQGKRRALDVLLDPCLRDWK
- the c2h8orf76 gene encoding uncharacterized protein C8orf76 homolog isoform X1, with the protein product MVDVGSQFDDSFFDEFRQRKVPRGTEPGGYHARFCDPEWFWGNISAADDVEKLTALKFRGDLAFKRQDYQTALCEYTCSLALVPDTNITLRRDLQEARARCLSCLGREEDALEIAQKLRSEVTNTDHLTAVLNLHIQIYEKAGSLTQELCCLQQLISLHPLNLWYWKKLAETYLALARALPSLSAPHDPACKDRSCPGASQQLAGESASLKAPSDGASERSPRSVGGVKQPVGVSAEQLVEVENVPSSGSTIASNAELESRMGGDLRHLWLFACSSFVRARLLLHLTKPQQQSFILERSLAVQEEISQQLSSLRLSEELLDVLNKAMGKDLLSERIRNGAETEQCAANPSALAITGIESSLDFEEKWFMKPIPQAHITTPQGKRRALDVLLDPCLRDWK
- the c2h8orf76 gene encoding uncharacterized protein C8orf76 homolog isoform X2, translated to MVDVGSQFDDSFFDEFRQRKWFWGNISAADDVEKLTALKFRGDLAFKRQDYQTALCEYTCSLALVPDTNITLRRDLQEARARCLSCLGREEDALEIAQKLRSEVTNTDHLTAVLNLHIQIYEKAGSLTQELCCLQQLISLHPLNLWYWKKLAETYLALARALPSLSAPHDPACKDRSCPGASQQLAGESASLKAPSDGASERSPRSVGGVKQPVGVSAEQLVEVENVPSSGSTIASNAELESRMGGDLRHLWLFACSSFVRARLLLHLTKPQQQSFILERSLAVQEEISQQLSSLRLSEELLDVLNKAMGKDLLSERIRNGAETEQCAANPSALAITGIESSLDFEEKWFMKPIPQAHITTPQGKRRALDVLLDPCLRDWK
- the c2h8orf76 gene encoding uncharacterized protein C8orf76 homolog isoform X3; this translates as MVDVGSQFDDSFFDEFRQRKVPRGTEPGGYHARFCDPETALCEYTCSLALVPDTNITLRRDLQEARARCLSCLGREEDALEIAQKLRSEVTNTDHLTAVLNLHIQIYEKAGSLTQELCCLQQLISLHPLNLWYWKKLAETYLALARALPSLSAPHDPACKDRSCPGASQQLAGESASLKAPSDGASERSPRSVGGVKQPVGVSAEQLVEVENVPSSGSTIASNAELESRMGGDLRHLWLFACSSFVRARLLLHLTKPQQQSFILERSLAVQEEISQQLSSLRLSEELLDVLNKAMGKDLLSERIRNGAETEQCAANPSALAITGIESSLDFEEKWFMKPIPQAHITTPQGKRRALDVLLDPCLRDWK